The Metabacillus litoralis genome contains a region encoding:
- a CDS encoding response regulator, with translation MRLIIVDDEELERKGLRKMIQTEMPEVTILGEARSGRIAIDLAEKLRPDVMLMDIQMPGIDGVEAVKAIRKKNKEIKFIVISAFNTFEYAKGVMQEGVKEYILKPSIKEEVMAALRRVQGELEEQKKKIEIEHNYNRALSLMESGWLSSLLLEQVEDMYLQEWNKLLNIEAIKGFIILFSFKGKNILIDKEMNKVYYNWLKNKAKEMDKEVVIGPMIDEKVPVLILVKKSIRDSKIRAYAKSYCRLVINQFNEKFSETILKVGIGLPYPKSEDFVKSYHEAIIALEQIHDGEIPYAMISENSLGISERQSLYEKENELLEQIRLGEKSKVIHEFDFYFESLLHKTEGDLQLLVQSIEEFFVVISRDLYKNGYNIGSKTVLQDCRTPDELRKVAKEKLLDTIQQVVIWKKSHMKGMIQKAKEFIDRRFKENITLEEVADYVNLTPFYFSKIFKEKMGVTFIDYMTDVRINFAKKEMIHSKKSVKEICFNCGYNDPNYFSRVFKKKTGETPKDFRQKYLQFEHF, from the coding sequence ATGCGTCTAATCATTGTTGATGATGAGGAGTTGGAACGAAAAGGGCTAAGAAAAATGATACAAACAGAAATGCCTGAGGTAACTATTTTGGGAGAAGCAAGGAGTGGACGAATTGCTATTGATCTTGCCGAGAAACTTCGTCCGGACGTAATGTTAATGGATATACAGATGCCAGGGATAGATGGAGTAGAGGCAGTAAAAGCCATTCGTAAGAAAAATAAAGAGATCAAATTTATTGTCATTTCTGCCTTTAATACATTTGAATATGCAAAAGGGGTTATGCAAGAAGGGGTAAAAGAGTATATTTTGAAACCAAGTATAAAAGAAGAAGTGATGGCTGCGCTCAGACGTGTACAAGGTGAACTTGAAGAGCAAAAGAAGAAGATTGAAATAGAACATAACTACAATAGAGCATTATCTCTTATGGAATCAGGCTGGCTTTCGTCGCTCTTACTGGAACAAGTAGAAGATATGTATTTGCAGGAATGGAATAAGTTGTTAAATATTGAGGCGATTAAAGGCTTTATTATCCTATTTTCATTTAAAGGGAAAAATATCTTAATAGATAAAGAGATGAATAAGGTTTACTACAACTGGCTAAAGAACAAGGCAAAAGAAATGGACAAAGAAGTCGTTATTGGCCCAATGATTGATGAGAAGGTACCTGTATTGATACTAGTAAAAAAATCAATCCGGGATTCAAAGATTAGAGCATATGCGAAATCGTATTGTCGATTAGTAATCAATCAATTTAATGAGAAATTTTCAGAGACTATCCTGAAAGTAGGAATTGGGTTGCCGTATCCGAAAAGTGAAGACTTTGTCAAATCTTATCACGAAGCGATTATCGCCTTAGAGCAAATACATGATGGTGAAATACCTTATGCAATGATTTCCGAAAATTCACTAGGCATATCAGAAAGACAATCTCTTTACGAAAAAGAAAATGAACTTTTAGAACAAATAAGATTAGGTGAAAAATCGAAAGTTATTCATGAATTTGATTTTTATTTTGAGAGCTTACTACATAAAACAGAAGGAGATTTACAACTGCTTGTTCAGTCAATTGAGGAGTTTTTTGTAGTTATTTCTCGTGATTTATACAAAAATGGATACAATATCGGGTCAAAAACAGTGTTACAAGATTGTCGTACACCTGATGAGTTGAGGAAGGTTGCGAAAGAAAAGTTACTCGACACCATACAGCAGGTTGTGATATGGAAAAAGTCTCACATGAAAGGAATGATTCAAAAGGCAAAGGAGTTTATTGATCGAAGGTTTAAAGAAAACATAACACTAGAAGAAGTGGCTGATTATGTTAACCTAACACCGTTTTATTTTAGTAAAATCTTTAAAGAGAAAATGGGAGTTACCTTTATTGATTATATGACAGATGTGAGAATTAATTTTGCAAAGAAAGAAATGATTCATTCAAAGAAGAGTGTAAAAGAAATATGTTTTAATTGTGGCTATAATGATCCGAATTATTTTAGTCGCGTCTTTAAAAAGAAAACAGGTGAAACACCAAAGGATTTTCGACAAAAATATTTACAATTTGAACATTTTTAA
- a CDS encoding vWA domain-containing protein: MKKNVAEIVFILDKSGSMAGLETDTIGGFNSMLSKQKKAEGEAFVTTALFNYHYELLHDRINVKGISPMTQEDYEVGGTTALLDAIGMSIQKIVNVQKHTSEDERAEKVLFVITTDGMENSSREYTPDKIKNMISQQKEKYGWNFIFLGANIDAISTAAKFGIDEDFAVDYRADNIGTQLNYESVSEAVVKLRSGKKIDRSWKEDIERDYHQRSRKE, translated from the coding sequence ATGAAAAAAAATGTAGCGGAAATCGTATTTATTTTAGACAAAAGTGGTTCAATGGCAGGACTTGAAACGGACACAATTGGTGGGTTTAATTCAATGCTAAGCAAGCAAAAAAAGGCTGAAGGAGAAGCGTTCGTCACAACAGCTCTATTCAACTATCATTATGAACTATTGCATGACCGCATCAATGTAAAAGGGATATCTCCAATGACCCAAGAGGATTATGAGGTAGGAGGAACAACTGCATTATTAGATGCAATCGGCATGTCCATCCAAAAAATCGTCAATGTACAAAAGCACACAAGCGAGGATGAACGAGCAGAAAAAGTGCTATTCGTCATTACAACAGATGGAATGGAAAATAGCAGTCGTGAATATACTCCTGACAAAATAAAGAACATGATATCACAGCAAAAAGAGAAATATGGTTGGAACTTCATCTTCCTAGGAGCGAATATTGATGCCATTTCAACTGCTGCAAAATTTGGTATAGATGAAGACTTTGCCGTTGACTATCGTGCTGACAACATCGGTACACAGTTAAATTATGAATCTGTCAGCGAGGCCGTAGTAAAGCTGCGAAGTGGGAAGAAAATTGATCGAAGCTGGAAAGAAGATATTGAACGTGATTATCATCAACGGTCACGAAAGGAATAG